Proteins co-encoded in one Pyxidicoccus xibeiensis genomic window:
- a CDS encoding NAD-dependent epimerase/dehydratase family protein — protein MKVFITGATGTIGFHVARAFRRAGHEVAGLVRTPAKAKLLEAEEIRPVLGTLQSPAAWADEAAQASVLVHAAVDYTADAAQLDGQVLDVFLRPGAPGAPKRTVLYTSGIWIQGDTGGVPVDESTPIQPHAKVAWRPALERRVLASDAVRGAVLRPATVYGRGGSLTAMWFQGAVEGDVRVFGDGANHQAMVHVEDLADAYVRAAERSVAGEVFLLADGSRARVRDMVDAVVRAAGGKARVTYVPPSQAPEAMRKLAECLAMDQAADASKARRLLGWEPRHTDFAAGAATYLAAWKASL, from the coding sequence AGGTCTTCATCACGGGTGCCACGGGCACCATCGGTTTCCATGTGGCGCGGGCGTTCCGTCGGGCGGGGCACGAGGTGGCGGGGCTGGTGCGCACGCCGGCCAAGGCGAAGCTGCTGGAGGCGGAGGAGATTCGCCCGGTGCTGGGGACGCTGCAGTCGCCCGCGGCCTGGGCGGACGAGGCGGCGCAGGCGAGCGTGCTGGTGCACGCGGCGGTGGACTACACCGCGGACGCGGCGCAGCTGGACGGGCAGGTGCTGGACGTGTTCCTGCGGCCCGGGGCGCCGGGGGCGCCGAAGCGCACGGTGCTCTACACGAGCGGCATCTGGATTCAGGGCGACACGGGCGGCGTGCCGGTGGACGAGTCCACGCCCATCCAGCCCCACGCGAAGGTCGCCTGGCGGCCGGCGCTCGAGCGGCGGGTGCTGGCCTCGGACGCAGTGCGCGGCGCCGTGCTGCGCCCGGCCACGGTGTACGGGCGCGGGGGCAGCCTCACTGCCATGTGGTTCCAGGGCGCGGTGGAGGGGGACGTGCGCGTCTTCGGCGACGGGGCGAACCACCAGGCCATGGTGCACGTGGAGGACCTGGCGGACGCGTACGTGCGGGCGGCGGAGCGGAGCGTGGCGGGAGAGGTCTTCCTGCTCGCGGATGGCTCGCGGGCGCGGGTGAGGGACATGGTGGACGCGGTGGTGCGCGCCGCCGGAGGCAAGGCCCGCGTCACCTACGTGCCCCCGTCGCAGGCGCCGGAGGCCATGCGGAAGCTGGCCGAGTGCCTCGCGATGGACCAGGCCGCGGATGCGTCCAAGGCGCGCAGGCTCCTGGGCTGGGAGCCTCGCCACACGGACTTCGCCGCCGGGGCGGCGACGTACCTGGCGGCATGGAAGGCCTCGCTGTAG